In Salinibaculum sp. SYNS191, the genomic window AACGCGCGCGGGAGTTCGAACTCCGCGGCGAATGCGTGGGTGACCTCGCCGCCCTCGTCGGCGGCGAAAGATTCCACGAAGTCGACGCTGTCGGCGTTGTGGATGGAGTAGGAGACGTCGGCGATATCCGCCGTCGTCGAGAGGAATGCGCGGTCGGCGTGTTCGTTGCCGGTCTGCGCGCCGAAGGGCGGGTTCATGATGACCGTCGTCGGCCCCGACGGACACAGCGGCGCGGCGGTGGCGTCGCCGCGGACCCACGCGACCGAACTGCTGGTCGCCACCCGGCGCTCGTTCTCCCGGGCGGTCGACAGGGGCGCGGGGTCGATGTCGAGGCCCACGACGGTCTCGGGACCGCGCAGCGCGGCCGCGAGCGCCAGCATCCCGGTGCCACAGCCGAGGTCGACGACAGTACGACCCTCGATGTCGCCCTGGAGGTCGGCCGTGTGAACGAGGTGTGCGGCCAGTTCCGGCGGCGTCCGGTACTGTTCCAGGTCCACCCGCGGGTCGTCGAACCCGGCCACCACGCCGAGTTGCTGTGTCAGCGCGCTCTTCGTTGCCATCGAGAGTCAATACCTCCACGTAATACAAAAATCTTGGTGCATGAACGAGAGTAATTCACGTCGTCACGCCCGCGCGAGCGTCGCGAACGTCTCCGAGCGCTCCGCGGCGAACTCGACGGTGAACCCGGCGTCCCCGAGGAGGTCCCGGGCACGCGATGCGTCGAACCGTTCGCTCCGCGGCGGGCCGGACTCGCCGTTGCCCTCGGCCGACCAGTCCACGACGACGAGGGGAGCGCCCGGCGCGAGGACGCGGTGCAACTCCGCCAGCGACGCCGGGGTCGTCGACTCGTGGAACGTCATCGTCGAGAAGGCACCGTCGGCGGTATCCGCCGTGAGCGGGAGCGCCTCGGCCTCGGCAGTCACCGGGACGACGTTGGGTTCCATGCCGTTCTTGCGGTGGAACTCGTGCATCTCCTGCTGGACGTCCAGCGCGAGCACGCTGTCGACGAACGGCGCGATTTCGCCGGTGTAGAAGCCCGTCCCGCTGCCGAGGTCCAGAATCCGTCCGTCGCGGGGCAGGTGCTGGAGCAGTTCCTCCCGCGAGCAAAAGCGAAAGCGC contains:
- a CDS encoding METTL5 family protein; this encodes MATKSALTQQLGVVAGFDDPRVDLEQYRTPPELAAHLVHTADLQGDIEGRTVVDLGCGTGMLALAAALRGPETVVGLDIDPAPLSTARENERRVATSSSVAWVRGDATAAPLCPSGPTTVIMNPPFGAQTGNEHADRAFLSTTADIADVSYSIHNADSVDFVESFAADEGGEVTHAFAAEFELPRAFDHHDSDREEIDVEVFRIEW
- a CDS encoding class I SAM-dependent methyltransferase, translating into MGFHTFDASQAERLDDVSRFRFCSREELLQHLPRDGRILDLGSGTGFYTGEIAPFVDSVLALDVQQEMHEFHRKNGMEPNVVPVTAEAEALPLTADTADGAFSTMTFHESTTPASLAELHRVLAPGAPLVVVDWSAEGNGESGPPRSERFDASRARDLLGDAGFTVEFAAERSETFATLARA